AAATTGAAAAACGATACCAGTGCTGATGGCGGGTCTTGAGAATGAAATCCCGGAACTGAAAGTAGTACTTGTTATTGCAGGTGATCAGGAAAAATTTTCTCATCCCGTAGCGCAGATAGAGATCAATAGTTGCTTATTGTTTGCTGTTCCTGATCGCTGGAGGATGACCAGGCGTATAGGTTGGGAAGCGGCCAAAATAATCACTTCTCCCTACACCGATGCTGCCGGAAATAGAAAAAGTTCTTTCATTGTTGATATACATCAGGCCCATTTGCGCAGTTGAATAAGTGCCAAACCTGTTCGGGTTCATAAATGGATTGCTCTTATCGTAACCCGTCTGAAAAGGCATATTGAAACCGGCGATACCAGGGAAATAAGTTGGAGCCACTGTAACGCCCGCAAAAGCAAGTACATTATTGCTCAGGGACCGGTTGAGCTGAATCCCCATCGGAGCCGATAAAAAGCTGCTGCTGCCTCCATTGAAAGCAAGCAGGCCAGCTGAAATACCTGCATACTTTGTGAGGAACCATTTCTTTTGAATATGGCTGGTATCGATCCGCTGATTGAAATTCCTGAAACCTGGCTGCATCCCATTCATAGCACCAAAGCCCAAAGGCAACTGGGCCTGCACCACTGCAGCCGAAAACAGGATCGAAGTAATGAAGATTATCCGTTTCATCTGTATAAAGATAAGCTTTCCTTCCAGATGTAAAAACTGAGCGTTTTCTTAAATATTACCGGCCTTGAATTATCCGCAACAATCTTTCAAAACGCGGAAACAATCTCTCCTCCATGTCTGCAGATGACATCCCCGGATGCTCCAGTTGTTCCCTGGTAAGATGAAGTTGTACATCTTTTGTCAAATCCGCGTTCGTTATCACATCACGGCACCAGGTGACATCGATATCCCTCTCATCATATTCCATGGAAAAAATGAAGATCAGGTTCTGCATATTGAACAGCTCGATATAAGCATACAACAGGCCTGATTGTTTGTTGCCATGGATGTGCAACACATGTGAGACTTCATTTTCACTGAGCTGGTGAATGGAGACGCTTTCCGGAGCATAATACTGAAATATATTATCCGGAGTCCCGCTCCGGATGAATGCCTTTATTGTTTCGCAATATTGTTTGGGATAGCCTTTAGACAAATAGTAGTTCAGGCAGATCTTGGCGATCGCCCGGAAATAATCTTTGCTGCCCGCAAAGGACCTGTTCTTCTTTACCCGGGCAATGAATTTTTCATGCAAAGCTATTTTTCCATCTTTCCTGTTTCCGGATACATTGGTTGCCGGCAGCACCGGCTCGCCGGAATTCAATAAAGTATAGAAACGCGTTAACCTGGAAGCAAGTTCATTATCGATGGTTCTGCCGAATTGCTCATTGCATGACTTACATAAAAGATTGTAGGCAATCCTTTTCCCGCCAATCGATCTTGGTAAGATATGTTCTGCCGACCTGGTCTTTCTATTCAGTGTGGCCCCGCAATTGTAACAATCCATCCTTGCTGCTTTGACGCGAAAATAGCACATAGGGATCGATGTGCTCTAACTTTTACACGCGCCGGGGAATACATTGGATAGTTTTACTTCCGAAATAGTTTCTGTGGTAAATTTGTACATTAGCTTTTTCAGGATCATACTCCGGCATTAAAAACAGCATCGAACCATCAGGAAGTATATGAGCATTAATTCACAAAACGTACTGGATTATCCCAATAACAATACCATTTTCATGGTATGGAATTTTAAAGAAGGTATAGCCGTCAAAGAAGCTTTCCAAAACCTATGTGCCCTGATCAGTAACCTGAACAATTCGGCCCGTACAAGGTTCCCCGATGCCAGAGCCAGTGTGGTGCTGGGAATTGGGTTTGAAGCCTGGCATTTGCTGGAATTGCCTTCACCGGTCCCGAAAGAATTTGAAACATTTTCGCCCATTGCAGGAGCCAAACATATGGCAGTAGCAACCAGGGGTGATTTGCATTTGCATATCCGCTCAGATGCTTTTAGCTACTGCGTGGATGCCGCTTCTGCAATAACAGATATATTACGGACTGTGGCTGTAAATGCGCAGGAAGTACATGGCTTCAGATATTGGGATAGCAGAAGTATTTTAGGATTTGTAGATGGAACTGAAAACCCGCATGGAGAAGACAGGGCGTATTTTGGACTTATCGGTGATGATGATCCCGTCTACAAAGGCGGCAGTTATCTCTTTGTACAAAAATATCTCCATGACCTGCAGGCATGGAAGTCCTTGCCGGTCATGGAGCAGGAAAAAGTAATGGGCAGATCGAAAGCCGACGATATTGAAA
This portion of the Pseudobacter ginsenosidimutans genome encodes:
- a CDS encoding HNH endonuclease encodes the protein MDCYNCGATLNRKTRSAEHILPRSIGGKRIAYNLLCKSCNEQFGRTIDNELASRLTRFYTLLNSGEPVLPATNVSGNRKDGKIALHEKFIARVKKNRSFAGSKDYFRAIAKICLNYYLSKGYPKQYCETIKAFIRSGTPDNIFQYYAPESVSIHQLSENEVSHVLHIHGNKQSGLLYAYIELFNMQNLIFIFSMEYDERDIDVTWCRDVITNADLTKDVQLHLTREQLEHPGMSSADMEERLFPRFERLLRIIQGR
- a CDS encoding Dyp-type peroxidase, which gives rise to MSINSQNVLDYPNNNTIFMVWNFKEGIAVKEAFQNLCALISNLNNSARTRFPDARASVVLGIGFEAWHLLELPSPVPKEFETFSPIAGAKHMAVATRGDLHLHIRSDAFSYCVDAASAITDILRTVAVNAQEVHGFRYWDSRSILGFVDGTENPHGEDRAYFGLIGDDDPVYKGGSYLFVQKYLHDLQAWKSLPVMEQEKVMGRSKADDIEMPDGVKPSNAHSALANVGDDARIVRDNMPFGNIASNEMGTYFIAYASSFQTVKKMLTNMFVGVPEGNYDRILDFSTPHTGSLFFVPTFEMLESF